The following proteins come from a genomic window of Aquimarina sp. MAR_2010_214:
- the murC gene encoding UDP-N-acetylmuramate--L-alanine ligase produces the protein MRVHFIAIGGSAMHNLAIALHQKGYQITGSDDTIFEPSKSRLERYELLPAEFGWFPEKITTDLDAIILGMHAKKDNKELVKAQELGLKIYSYPEFLYEQSKNKTRVVIGGSHGKTTITSMILHVLHYHDKKVDYMVGAQLEGFDTMVHLTEENDFIVLEGDEYLSSPIDRRPKFHLYHPNIALVSGIAWDHINVFPTFETYIDQFRIFMNSIVNGGALVYNEEDPEVKKLAELTENPIRKFEYVTPEYSVEDGKTLLHTPEGEMPIEIFGAHNLNNLAGAKWICQHMGIDEDDFYEAIASFKGASKRLEKIAESDNAVAYKDFAHSPSKVSATTKAVKEQYQNRNVVACLELHTYSSLDASFLKEYEGALDAADEAVVFYSPHAVKIKQLEEVTASQIAKAFNRNDLIIYTEPESFQQYLKQKDLANSALLLMSSGNYGGLDFDEVKHWIEN, from the coding sequence ATGCGTGTACATTTTATAGCTATTGGAGGTAGTGCGATGCATAACCTGGCCATAGCATTACATCAAAAAGGATATCAAATCACAGGAAGCGATGATACTATTTTTGAGCCTTCAAAATCAAGATTAGAACGGTATGAATTATTACCTGCTGAATTTGGTTGGTTTCCAGAGAAAATAACTACTGATCTTGACGCAATTATCTTAGGGATGCATGCCAAAAAAGATAATAAAGAACTTGTTAAGGCTCAGGAATTAGGGTTGAAAATATATTCGTATCCAGAATTTTTGTACGAACAATCTAAAAATAAAACCCGGGTAGTAATAGGGGGATCACATGGTAAAACAACGATTACTTCTATGATTTTGCATGTGTTGCATTATCATGATAAAAAGGTGGATTATATGGTAGGGGCGCAATTAGAAGGCTTTGATACTATGGTACATCTCACAGAAGAGAATGATTTTATTGTTTTAGAAGGAGATGAATATTTGTCTTCACCGATTGATCGCAGACCAAAATTTCATTTATACCACCCTAATATTGCCTTGGTAAGTGGAATTGCCTGGGATCATATCAATGTGTTTCCAACTTTTGAGACTTATATTGATCAGTTTAGAATTTTTATGAATTCTATTGTCAATGGAGGTGCATTGGTGTATAATGAAGAAGATCCTGAGGTGAAAAAACTAGCAGAATTAACAGAAAACCCTATTCGAAAATTCGAATATGTCACTCCAGAATATAGCGTAGAAGATGGGAAAACGTTATTACATACTCCCGAAGGAGAAATGCCTATTGAAATATTTGGCGCCCATAATTTAAATAATCTTGCTGGAGCTAAATGGATTTGTCAACATATGGGGATAGATGAGGATGATTTTTATGAAGCTATTGCTTCTTTTAAAGGAGCATCAAAACGATTAGAAAAGATTGCAGAAAGTGATAATGCCGTGGCATATAAAGATTTTGCTCATAGTCCATCTAAAGTAAGCGCAACCACAAAAGCGGTAAAAGAGCAGTATCAAAATAGAAATGTGGTGGCTTGCCTCGAGTTACACACCTATAGTAGTCTGGATGCTTCATTTTTGAAAGAGTATGAAGGAGCTTTAGATGCTGCAGATGAAGCCGTAGTGTTTTACTCTCCTCACGCAGTAAAGATAAAGCAGTTAGAAGAAGTTACTGCTTCTCAAATAGCAAAAGCTTTTAATCGCAATGATCTCATTATTTATACAGAACCAGAGAGTTTTCAGCAATACTTAAAGCAGAAAGACCTGGCTAATTCGGCACTATTACTTATGAGTAGTGGTAATTATGGAGGATTAGATTTTGACGAGGTGAAACATTGGATTGAAAACTGA
- a CDS encoding alpha-2-macroglobulin gives MKGQNNYQDDWKKVETFNQKGLPKSALEVVEAIYNNAKKENNDNQVIKALLHKAKYMFTLEENAQLTIIKDLKSEINDSKFPKKNILESILANLYWQYFQQNRWKFYNRTQTSEKVDTEDFRTWDLETLFKEVHSHYQKSIKNGVLAQQTNLNKFDQILHTYSDSKKYRPTLYDFLVHNALDFYKTSETNITKPSYAFTIDDKKHLQEHTVFSSLKIETKDSLSLQFNALKLFQNLIKFHARDKTPDALIEVNIERIKFVSENAVFGDKKTILLDCLRSEKKKFATHSASALYDYEIANLYKEYATTYIPEENETHRWKLKEALEICDATIKKFPDSRGANQCKALKSEILQTELNIKTEKYVPIQKPGRLLITYKNLNKLHFNAFKITSKQLKNLNKLYKTEDQIKFLSSLKSVKTWESEIRDEHDYQTHTTEVLLPELEQDSYLILATISKDLSQKNMFSYGNTQVSNLALTENRTPQKSIFQVLNRNNGTPISNAKIHLKTDNQRGYGNKLDKTLITDAKGQAYLTVNTYHYDVSITVSHEKDVARFEGYYLNQSYKPDHSTETNTTTFLFTDRSIYRPGQTVYFKGIMMSSDGKEEFKVLPNQSTFATLKDVNGQDIKTLNFRTNDYGSFSGEFIVPASGLTGVYTIQTNNFNSTSFSVEEYKRPKFETKFNPVTETYKVNDEIKLTGVATAYAGSSITDAKVVYRVHRKVQYPRWCYWYPRYTVEPQEITHGETVTDEKGEYTISFKALPDLGVSKEDLPIFNYEVTAGVIDINGETRSTTTLVNVGYHALTAGITIKDKIDKTQKDNTLTITTINLNNESVEAAGTIKIYKLNAPKRPMRIRPWKAPDYEGFKKEEFVTLFPHDAFKNEHDYRKWDKGNLVFDKPFNTSATKENEKGTQQLSLGTIKKWESGKYIIELNTKDRFGQDVKDIQHITLYNQEDKNISDQQLFEITTNKSTYKIGDEAIVKFSSASEDITITVDIEKDHKIIETKLIKLSKNSKTIKIPVTKEDLGGFSIGYSYLNYNGYQSGAMIIPVPYEPTELSIETKTFRDKLLPGQQETWSFTIKGPKGDKVSAELLASMYDASLDQFRPHQWYFNPINRPTYYTQSKRHAAQSFGVLTFRLENHSGPTYYYSSQAYDQLNWYGLYFGQQYFGNGYRNKDIMESGVPAPMMKKSAVTDEVAMEEAEFNDDKAAGVAGDIAEKDKEESKATKPKEQQSLEGVKIRKNLQETAFFFPQLTTDADGNVSFNFTAPEALTKWKLQLLSHTKGLNAATTTLETVTQKELMILPNPPRFLREGDRIVLSSKISNLATKDLNGIVELQLFDALTNKVIDAKLKNNNARQNFMVKAKGNTNVSWELQIPDDVQTVQYKIIAKAGDFSDGEQNILPVLSNRMLVTETLPMWIRSNQTKTFTLDKLKDNTSSTLKHHKLTLEMTSNPAWYAVQALPYLMEYPYECAEQTFSRYYANTLASHIANSNPRIQEVFNQWKSSDALLSNLEKNQELKSLMIQETPWLRDAQSETEQKKRIALLFDLNKMNNELQSALNKLKQMQYGSGGFPWFQGGRENRFITQHITTGFGHLKKLGVTKYDGDTSNMLQNAVRFLDAEFVKEYKELKRYCEKNKIDINKNHLSYTQIHYLYMRSFFTNIKRPKSTNEAWNYYLGQSKKYWLSQSLYAQGMLALITHRNDDSTTAKKIIRSLDEKSISSEELGMYWKSNTASWFWYQAPIETQSLMIEVFSEIEVEPKRTEIVDNLKIWLLKNKQTNRWKTTKATSDAVYALLLQGSDWLSVTDMVDIVLGDQKIDPGKMEDVKVEAGTGYFKTSWNGNEIKPNMATAKISKKGKGIAWGALYWQYFEELDKITSAETPLSLKKKLFLKKNTDTGEEITEITSKTKLELGDLIRVRIELRSDRAMEFVHMKDMRASGLEPINVISQYKWQDGLGYYESTKDASTNFFFDYLPKGVYVFEYDLRVNNKGDFSNGITTIQSMYAPEFSSHSEGIRVTIE, from the coding sequence ATGAAAGGCCAAAATAACTACCAAGATGATTGGAAAAAAGTTGAAACTTTTAACCAGAAAGGATTGCCAAAATCTGCTTTAGAAGTAGTTGAAGCTATATATAACAATGCTAAAAAAGAAAACAATGACAATCAGGTAATCAAAGCATTACTTCACAAAGCAAAATACATGTTTACCCTAGAAGAAAATGCACAGCTTACCATCATCAAAGACTTAAAAAGCGAGATTAATGATAGCAAATTTCCAAAAAAGAATATTCTGGAAAGCATTCTTGCTAATTTATACTGGCAGTATTTTCAACAAAATCGATGGAAATTTTATAACAGGACTCAGACTTCAGAAAAAGTTGATACCGAAGATTTTAGAACCTGGGATCTGGAAACATTATTTAAAGAAGTCCACTCACATTATCAAAAATCAATTAAAAACGGGGTATTAGCACAGCAAACAAATCTTAACAAGTTTGATCAAATCTTACATACCTATTCTGATTCTAAAAAATATCGCCCTACACTGTATGATTTTTTAGTTCACAATGCTTTGGATTTCTATAAAACCTCTGAAACCAATATCACCAAACCTTCGTATGCTTTTACAATAGATGACAAAAAACACTTACAGGAACACACTGTCTTTTCATCTTTAAAAATAGAAACCAAAGATTCATTATCATTACAATTTAATGCTTTAAAATTATTTCAGAATTTAATAAAATTTCATGCAAGAGACAAAACACCAGATGCTTTAATTGAAGTAAATATAGAACGCATAAAATTTGTATCAGAAAATGCTGTTTTTGGAGATAAAAAGACCATTTTACTCGACTGTTTACGATCAGAAAAAAAGAAATTTGCTACCCATAGCGCTTCGGCTTTATATGATTATGAAATTGCAAATTTATATAAAGAATATGCTACTACTTATATTCCAGAAGAAAACGAAACACATCGCTGGAAATTAAAGGAAGCCTTAGAAATATGTGATGCTACAATTAAAAAGTTCCCCGATTCTAGAGGAGCCAATCAATGTAAAGCACTAAAAAGTGAAATACTTCAAACCGAATTAAACATCAAAACCGAGAAATATGTTCCTATACAAAAACCGGGCAGATTACTAATCACATATAAAAATCTGAATAAGCTACATTTTAATGCTTTTAAAATCACCTCTAAGCAATTAAAAAACTTAAATAAATTATATAAAACTGAGGATCAGATCAAATTCTTGAGCTCTTTAAAGTCAGTAAAAACTTGGGAATCAGAAATTCGCGATGAACATGACTATCAAACTCATACTACCGAAGTATTGTTGCCAGAACTAGAACAAGACTCATATCTTATTTTAGCAACTATTTCCAAAGATCTTTCTCAAAAAAATATGTTTTCTTACGGAAATACCCAAGTTAGTAATCTGGCATTAACAGAAAACAGAACTCCGCAAAAATCAATCTTTCAGGTTTTAAACCGTAATAATGGTACTCCCATCTCCAATGCCAAAATACATCTGAAAACTGATAATCAAAGAGGGTATGGTAATAAATTAGACAAAACCTTAATTACCGATGCAAAAGGTCAGGCTTATTTAACAGTGAATACATACCACTATGATGTTAGTATTACTGTTTCGCATGAGAAAGATGTAGCCAGGTTTGAGGGATACTATCTAAACCAATCTTACAAACCCGATCATAGTACAGAAACCAATACTACTACTTTTCTATTCACAGATCGAAGTATTTACAGGCCAGGACAAACTGTATATTTTAAAGGGATCATGATGTCTTCTGATGGCAAAGAAGAATTTAAAGTATTACCTAATCAATCTACTTTTGCAACACTAAAAGATGTAAACGGACAGGATATAAAAACCTTAAATTTCAGAACTAATGATTATGGATCTTTTAGCGGTGAATTTATCGTTCCTGCTTCTGGACTTACTGGGGTATATACTATACAAACTAATAACTTCAATAGTACTTCATTTTCTGTTGAAGAATATAAACGACCCAAATTTGAAACTAAATTTAATCCAGTTACAGAGACGTATAAAGTTAACGATGAAATAAAACTTACTGGAGTTGCAACAGCTTATGCCGGTAGTTCAATTACTGATGCCAAAGTAGTCTATAGAGTACACCGTAAAGTGCAATATCCTCGCTGGTGCTATTGGTATCCACGATATACAGTAGAACCTCAAGAAATTACCCACGGAGAGACCGTTACCGATGAAAAAGGAGAATACACTATTAGTTTTAAGGCACTCCCTGATCTTGGAGTATCCAAAGAGGATTTACCGATCTTTAATTATGAAGTTACTGCAGGTGTAATTGATATTAATGGAGAAACACGAAGCACTACAACACTAGTTAATGTAGGGTATCATGCATTGACTGCAGGCATTACAATCAAAGATAAGATTGATAAAACACAAAAGGACAACACACTCACTATAACAACAATTAACCTTAATAATGAGTCTGTCGAGGCAGCAGGAACGATTAAAATTTATAAACTGAATGCTCCTAAAAGACCTATGCGAATTCGCCCATGGAAAGCACCAGATTATGAAGGTTTCAAAAAAGAAGAATTCGTAACATTATTTCCTCATGATGCTTTTAAAAACGAACATGATTATCGAAAATGGGATAAGGGGAATTTGGTATTCGACAAACCTTTTAACACTTCTGCAACAAAAGAGAATGAAAAAGGAACGCAACAACTTTCTTTAGGTACTATCAAAAAATGGGAATCTGGTAAATATATTATCGAATTAAATACCAAGGATCGATTCGGTCAGGATGTAAAGGACATACAGCACATCACACTATACAATCAGGAAGACAAAAATATTAGTGACCAGCAATTGTTTGAAATTACCACAAATAAATCGACATATAAGATTGGTGATGAAGCGATTGTAAAGTTCAGTTCTGCTTCAGAAGACATAACAATTACCGTTGATATTGAGAAGGATCATAAAATTATTGAGACAAAACTTATTAAACTCTCCAAAAATAGTAAGACTATCAAAATTCCGGTTACAAAAGAAGACCTAGGGGGATTCTCCATTGGATATAGTTATCTAAACTATAACGGATATCAGAGTGGAGCAATGATAATCCCAGTACCTTATGAACCTACCGAACTTAGTATAGAAACCAAAACCTTTAGAGACAAATTACTTCCTGGTCAACAAGAAACCTGGAGTTTTACAATCAAAGGTCCCAAAGGAGATAAGGTTAGTGCAGAACTACTAGCTAGTATGTATGATGCTTCTTTAGATCAGTTCAGACCTCATCAATGGTATTTTAACCCTATCAATCGACCTACATATTACACACAGAGTAAAAGGCATGCTGCGCAGAGTTTTGGAGTACTTACATTTAGATTAGAAAATCATAGTGGTCCAACGTATTATTATAGCAGTCAAGCATACGATCAATTAAATTGGTATGGCTTATATTTTGGGCAACAATATTTTGGAAACGGATATAGAAATAAGGACATTATGGAAAGTGGTGTTCCTGCTCCAATGATGAAAAAGTCGGCTGTTACCGATGAAGTTGCAATGGAAGAAGCAGAATTTAATGATGATAAGGCTGCCGGAGTTGCTGGTGATATTGCCGAGAAAGATAAAGAAGAAAGTAAGGCAACAAAACCAAAAGAACAGCAATCTCTTGAAGGTGTCAAAATTCGGAAAAACCTGCAGGAAACTGCTTTTTTCTTTCCGCAGTTAACAACCGATGCAGATGGTAATGTGAGTTTTAATTTCACTGCTCCCGAAGCATTAACAAAATGGAAATTACAGCTGCTATCACATACCAAAGGTCTAAATGCTGCAACAACGACTTTAGAAACAGTAACTCAAAAAGAATTAATGATTCTTCCTAATCCGCCCAGGTTCTTACGAGAAGGTGACAGGATTGTACTAAGCTCTAAAATATCAAACCTTGCTACCAAAGACCTTAACGGTATTGTAGAGCTACAGCTATTTGATGCTTTAACCAATAAAGTGATAGATGCAAAGCTTAAAAACAATAATGCTCGTCAAAATTTTATGGTAAAAGCCAAAGGAAATACTAATGTATCCTGGGAGCTTCAAATCCCTGATGATGTGCAGACTGTACAATACAAAATTATAGCCAAAGCAGGAGATTTTTCTGATGGAGAACAAAATATACTTCCGGTATTAAGTAATAGAATGTTGGTTACCGAGACATTACCTATGTGGATTCGTTCTAACCAAACAAAAACATTTACGTTAGATAAATTAAAGGATAACACCTCTAGCACATTAAAACATCATAAGCTTACTCTAGAGATGACTTCTAATCCAGCTTGGTATGCTGTACAGGCCCTACCCTACCTTATGGAGTATCCATATGAATGCGCAGAGCAAACATTCTCTAGATATTATGCAAACACTTTAGCTAGCCATATTGCTAATTCTAACCCTAGAATCCAGGAAGTATTTAATCAATGGAAATCCAGCGATGCACTACTTAGCAACCTTGAAAAAAACCAAGAGTTAAAATCTCTGATGATTCAGGAAACACCTTGGTTGCGTGATGCGCAAAGCGAAACAGAACAAAAGAAACGAATCGCTTTATTGTTTGATCTTAATAAAATGAATAATGAACTACAATCTGCATTAAACAAATTAAAACAAATGCAGTATGGTTCTGGTGGGTTCCCTTGGTTTCAAGGAGGACGAGAAAATAGGTTCATCACACAACATATTACTACAGGGTTCGGACATTTAAAAAAATTAGGGGTTACGAAGTATGATGGAGATACCTCAAATATGCTACAAAATGCAGTTCGTTTTCTCGATGCAGAGTTTGTAAAAGAATATAAGGAACTTAAACGATATTGTGAAAAAAACAAGATTGATATCAATAAAAATCATTTAAGCTATACTCAGATTCATTATTTGTATATGCGTAGTTTCTTTACAAATATCAAAAGGCCAAAAAGTACTAATGAGGCTTGGAACTACTACCTGGGGCAATCTAAAAAATATTGGCTAAGTCAAAGTCTATATGCCCAAGGTATGCTAGCCTTAATAACACACAGAAATGATGATAGCACAACAGCTAAAAAAATCATAAGATCACTAGATGAAAAAAGTATATCTAGTGAAGAATTAGGCATGTATTGGAAATCAAATACAGCAAGCTGGTTCTGGTATCAGGCTCCAATTGAAACTCAATCGCTAATGATTGAAGTCTTCTCTGAAATAGAAGTAGAACCTAAACGAACTGAAATTGTTGATAATCTGAAAATCTGGTTACTTAAAAACAAACAGACCAATCGCTGGAAAACTACTAAAGCTACTTCTGATGCAGTATATGCATTATTACTGCAAGGGAGTGATTGGTTATCAGTAACAGACATGGTAGACATCGTATTAGGAGATCAAAAAATCGATCCAGGTAAAATGGAAGATGTTAAGGTCGAAGCTGGAACAGGATATTTTAAAACCTCTTGGAATGGTAATGAAATAAAACCTAATATGGCAACTGCCAAAATCTCTAAAAAAGGGAAAGGTATTGCCTGGGGAGCTTTATACTGGCAATATTTTGAAGAGTTAGACAAAATCACTTCGGCAGAAACACCACTATCTTTAAAGAAAAAATTATTCTTAAAAAAGAATACAGATACCGGTGAAGAAATTACAGAGATTACTTCAAAAACCAAACTAGAATTAGGCGACCTAATAAGGGTACGTATCGAATTAAGATCTGATCGTGCAATGGAGTTTGTTCATATGAAAGATATGCGAGCATCTGGCCTGGAACCAATTAATGTAATCTCACAATATAAATGGCAAGATGGTTTAGGATACTATGAAAGTACAAAAGATGCTTCTACTAACTTTTTCTTTGATTATTTACCTAAAGGAGTATATGTTTTTGAATATGACCTTCGTGTAAATAATAAAGGAGATTTTTCTAATGGCATCACTACCATACAGAGTATGTATGCTCCAGAGTTTTCTAGTCATTCTGAAGGAATTAGAGTAACTATCGAATAG
- a CDS encoding TIGR02117 family protein → MRLLKKILKYIGVILIFPISYLIASLILTYIPVNEKKDSKEKNHTIYLSSNGVHLEIIIAKNDLNIILLNDQLDAPQAQYFSFGWGDKNFYIETPLWADLTFVNGFQALFLNTSTLLHVTRHSSVQEDWVALHINQEQLKKINQYISTTFRLNAENKKIVLPGLGYYKNDDFYEAIGSYTCFNTCNSWVNTGLKQSDIKACLWTPFDFGLLDMHKDQSR, encoded by the coding sequence ATGAGATTACTCAAAAAGATATTAAAATATATTGGGGTTATTTTAATATTTCCAATATCATATCTTATTGCATCCTTAATACTAACTTATATACCGGTAAATGAAAAAAAAGATAGTAAAGAAAAAAACCACACTATCTACCTGAGTTCTAATGGAGTTCATTTGGAAATTATCATTGCCAAAAATGACTTAAATATTATTCTTTTAAATGATCAATTGGATGCTCCTCAGGCACAATATTTCTCATTTGGTTGGGGCGATAAAAACTTTTATATTGAGACTCCGTTATGGGCTGATCTTACTTTTGTTAATGGATTTCAAGCTTTATTTCTTAATACTTCAACCTTATTACATGTTACCAGGCATTCTTCTGTCCAGGAGGATTGGGTAGCTTTACATATTAATCAAGAACAACTCAAAAAGATAAATCAATATATCTCTACTACTTTTAGACTAAATGCTGAAAATAAAAAGATTGTATTACCTGGTTTAGGATATTACAAAAATGATGATTTTTACGAGGCAATAGGAAGTTACACATGCTTTAATACATGTAATAGCTGGGTAAACACAGGATTAAAACAAAGTGATATAAAAGCATGTTTATGGACACCTTTTGATTTTGGGTTACTTGATATGCATAAAGATCAATCCAGATAA
- a CDS encoding fasciclin domain-containing protein gives MKIRNVLPVFALFSLLLTVACNDSKNGNTIQGQSDKLIAQTTTQSKIVEEKLPTILEFASMDKGFSTLTSAIKATELTKSLGNEGSYTIFAPVNLAFDKLRPGTVERLLKPENMEQLKTILNCHIIPNVITEEDIAIAIKEGNGSVKLKTIGGALLTATMKGDRVFLIDQMGNGGNLVTTDVKASNGLIHTIDAVMMPKK, from the coding sequence ATGAAAATTAGAAATGTATTACCAGTTTTTGCCTTATTTAGTTTATTGTTAACTGTTGCATGTAATGACTCAAAAAATGGCAATACTATACAGGGGCAAAGCGATAAGTTGATAGCGCAAACTACTACACAGTCAAAAATAGTTGAAGAAAAATTACCAACTATACTTGAATTCGCTTCTATGGATAAAGGGTTTTCTACGCTCACATCGGCTATTAAAGCTACCGAATTAACAAAATCATTAGGTAACGAAGGCTCCTACACGATATTTGCTCCGGTAAACTTAGCTTTTGATAAATTACGACCAGGGACTGTAGAGAGATTATTAAAACCAGAAAATATGGAGCAGTTAAAAACTATTTTAAATTGCCATATTATTCCTAATGTCATAACAGAAGAAGATATTGCCATTGCAATTAAAGAAGGGAATGGTAGTGTTAAGTTAAAAACTATAGGAGGAGCATTGTTAACTGCAACAATGAAAGGAGATAGAGTGTTCCTTATAGATCAAATGGGTAATGGAGGTAACTTGGTTACTACTGATGTTAAAGCATCTAATGGATTGATTCATACTATAGATGCGGTAATGATGCCTAAGAAATAA
- a CDS encoding carboxymuconolactone decarboxylase family protein, translating to MKADRINISEVNPNAYKPILALYNDIKKSSLTDLEFLLIEIRASQINGCAYCVQMHIEEAINQGEKQYRIHALPYWKESPFFTEEEQIILEVTEEVTHISVDGLSDELYQKAIHLFGEEKVADIIMAVCCINVWNRIGRATLMTPKPSQK from the coding sequence ATGAAAGCAGACAGAATCAATATCAGTGAGGTCAATCCAAACGCTTACAAGCCTATTTTGGCACTTTATAATGACATTAAAAAAAGTTCATTAACCGATTTAGAATTTTTATTGATAGAAATTAGAGCGTCACAAATTAATGGCTGTGCTTATTGTGTTCAAATGCATATTGAGGAAGCCATTAACCAAGGAGAAAAACAATATCGTATACATGCCTTACCGTATTGGAAAGAATCCCCTTTCTTTACAGAAGAAGAGCAGATCATCCTCGAAGTAACAGAAGAGGTTACCCATATTTCTGTAGATGGACTAAGCGATGAATTGTATCAAAAAGCCATTCACCTATTTGGGGAAGAAAAAGTGGCCGATATTATTATGGCTGTTTGTTGTATTAATGTATGGAATAGAATAGGAAGAGCCACTTTAATGACTCCCAAACCTTCTCAAAAATAA
- a CDS encoding DoxX family protein produces the protein MKIIYIKLFLRASIALGFLSAVADRFGWWPKENSAWGNWESFIEYTKVINSWASDGMANILGVTATIAEVVFALFLIIGFKTSFFAKLSGILLLLFGLAMTFTIGIKAPLDYSVFSAAAACFGLSLIKEKYLEIDILLNKK, from the coding sequence ATGAAGATTATCTATATCAAGCTTTTTCTAAGGGCGAGCATTGCTTTAGGGTTTTTATCCGCAGTAGCGGACAGATTTGGGTGGTGGCCTAAAGAAAATTCTGCCTGGGGTAACTGGGAGAGTTTTATTGAATACACCAAAGTTATTAACTCATGGGCATCTGATGGTATGGCTAATATTCTTGGTGTAACTGCCACAATAGCAGAAGTTGTATTTGCTTTATTCTTGATTATTGGTTTTAAAACATCGTTTTTCGCAAAACTAAGTGGGATATTACTATTACTTTTTGGGCTTGCAATGACATTTACTATTGGCATTAAAGCTCCTCTTGATTATTCTGTCTTTTCTGCAGCAGCAGCATGTTTTGGACTTAGTTTGATCAAAGAAAAATATCTAGAAATAGATATCTTACTAAACAAAAAGTAG
- the obgE gene encoding GTPase ObgE translates to MTEGNFVDYVKLHITSGNGGKGSVHLHREKYITKGGPDGGDGGRGGHVIIRANPNMWTLHHLKFKRHLRADHGGHGSKSRSTGADGEDVYVDVPLGTVIRDTETQNIIKEITELGQEYIAAEGGMGGRGNWHFKSPTNQTPRYAQPGVEGQEHDITLELKVLADVGLVGFPNAGKSTLLSVITAAKPKIADYEFTTLKPNLGIVEYRDFQTFVMADIPGIIEGAAEGKGIGHRFLRHIERNSTLLFLVPADAPDIKEQYEILLDELRRYNPDLLDKERLIAISKSDMLDNELQEELKVELDQQLNVPYLFISSVAQQGLQELKDKLWQMLND, encoded by the coding sequence ATGACAGAAGGGAATTTTGTAGATTATGTAAAATTACACATAACTTCCGGGAACGGGGGGAAAGGATCTGTACACTTACATCGTGAGAAATACATTACCAAAGGAGGCCCCGATGGTGGTGATGGAGGTCGTGGAGGCCATGTTATTATTCGTGCAAACCCTAATATGTGGACATTACATCACCTTAAATTTAAACGTCATTTAAGAGCTGATCACGGAGGACATGGTAGTAAAAGTAGAAGTACAGGAGCTGATGGAGAAGATGTTTATGTAGATGTACCCCTGGGAACAGTGATTCGAGATACCGAGACCCAAAATATCATTAAAGAAATTACCGAATTAGGGCAGGAGTATATTGCTGCCGAAGGCGGTATGGGAGGTAGAGGTAACTGGCATTTTAAAAGCCCAACAAACCAAACCCCTCGCTATGCTCAACCGGGTGTAGAAGGGCAAGAACATGATATTACTCTAGAACTCAAAGTGTTGGCAGATGTTGGTTTGGTAGGATTTCCTAATGCAGGGAAATCTACTTTACTATCTGTTATTACTGCGGCAAAACCGAAAATAGCCGATTATGAGTTTACTACACTTAAACCAAACCTTGGTATTGTAGAATATAGAGATTTTCAAACCTTTGTAATGGCTGATATTCCTGGTATTATAGAAGGGGCAGCAGAAGGTAAAGGCATAGGTCATCGCTTTTTACGCCATATCGAACGTAATTCTACCTTGTTGTTTTTGGTTCCGGCAGACGCTCCTGATATCAAAGAACAATATGAAATCCTTTTAGATGAACTAAGGCGTTACAATCCTGATTTATTAGATAAAGAACGACTTATAGCAATATCAAAATCTGATATGTTGGATAATGAGTTACAAGAAGAATTGAAGGTGGAGTTAGATCAGCAACTCAATGTTCCTTACTTGTTTATTTCTTCGGTAGCACAACAAGGATTGCAGGAACTAAAAGATAAACTTTGGCAAATGCTGAATGATTGA